CATGCCTAGTCAGGGTATAAAGATGCAGTTCTTGAGGAAGTTGGAAAGGCGCTCTTCAGAGCCCTCTCCCTGGTATCAAGGGATGCCAGTAAAAAAAGGGAAAACCTACTCCAGGCCCAGCCAGAGTCTACTATCCCAGGGCAGCCAGTGCAGCCACTGGCCACTCCCCACTTAACACAGTACGGCCACTTCAAGTCACACAGGCAGATAAAACAGGTCCTTTTAGGGCCCAAGAAGTGATGATCACAGCAGCAGCTTGGCTCCTGACAAATGTCCAGGACCCTGGTCTACACCAAGCTATAAACACTGTCCAAGGTATACAGTAGCCGGCCTAGCCGCAGCCTCTCTCAGGTTGCCTGCCTTCCAAGTAGAGATGATAGCACTTGCTTGGGTCATAGGTTCCCCCACTGTTCCACAGGCGGAAACTGGTCCACTTCACCCAGTTCTGTGCTCAGCTGCTCTCCAAGAGCAAAGGTCAGCTTATACCGAAGCCGCACCTTCTCCTGTAACAGAGGGCTGCAGTGAGAATCAGTCCAGGATGTCCCTTTGCAagccactctcttcactctgctgaggGATGGACCTGTCCATCCATGACCACCCATGCTCAGTCCCTTAACCTGGGACAAGAAAGGGGTTACTGCTACAGGACTTCAGACCTGATGCTCAGAGGTGGTACTCCGGTGTCCTGATCTGGGGCAGCAGGACCCCATGTGGGCACTGTGGATTCTCCCATGCTTACCTTCATTGGATTGGCCAGCAGCATAACCTGGGTAATGGCTGCAGGTGGCTGCACAGGACTAAATGGAGAAAGTTCTGTCCCCGAGGGTGGCTGCAACTTCACCTTCATTGACTGAAGATAAAAAGAAGTTCCTTTGAAGAGAATGGTCCAGGTGTCTGAGAGACTACCTGCTGGCCACTGGAAGGAGGTCAACATAGTAGGTTCAAGATAAGGGAGGCAAGGATACCTTGGGCACTGCGGCCTGCAGCACAATGCTCTTGACTGGCAAGGGAGCTGTATTCAGCATGGACACTACCACCACCAGCACATCAGGCCGTCCTGGGGGACACTCCTTAGCAAAGTGGAAAAGGATGCGGAAGCCATTTTTATCATAGGCTGTCACAGGAAGGGCACTGCCTGCAAGAAGGCGTTACTTTAGTGAGCGTGGCAGGGGAGAATGCCCAAGGCACTGCAGAGCTCCAGCAGGATGGAAGAAGCCAGTAAGGCTCAACACTGCTCCCCTTGGGGTACTGGAGAAGCTCAAGGTTACAGTGCCCTAGGGGAAGCTGAgatagagctgggtgtggtggcacacacctttgttcccagcattagggaggcaaaggcagtctgagttcaaggccagcatggtcaacAGAATGAGAcccaggacggccagggctataaacagagaaaccctttctcgaaaaactaaaacaatttaaaacaaaaacaaagctgacacgggctggagacagctcagtggttaagagcacttgctgttcatgAAGAAGACAGCAGGCAAGTAAACTCTTGACTACAAGTGACCCCTGCATAGACAGAACCACTGACCACACACCTACCAGCACTGTGGCCGTGAGGCCTACCTTCTGTCTCTAGCACTTACTAGGCTTGATTGATTCCAAGGGCACATGGACACTGGCCAGGGAGAGCTCTGGTCCCCTCAGAGGGCTGCCTTGAGACTGGAAGGCTGGTGACTGGAAGAGAGGGCTTCCAGGCCCCGTGGAGAAGGGCAGGAGAGGCCTGGCTGGGGTAGAGGTGGGAAGCAGTGGGGAGGCGGTGGCCCCATGGGAGAAACAAGAAACAGGTTTCACCAAGCCTGAGGTcctggggggaaggaaggagggcagaAGACAAGTCAGAGGGCAGGACAGCACTGCTAGGCAACCCCTCAACCAAGGCCAGTTCCTAGCTACCCCAGGCCACCAGCTTCCAGTCTGATTCACGGTACCAAAAGGGATTCCCATACCCCATTCTCTGGAGCCTCCCTTTTGATCTGTATATGACACTCCACCCTCAGccaccctctcttctcccatccATTACACTTTGGCCTCTTCCAGAAGCTGATCAAGGGCATCTAGGCGGTGCGAGGTGCTGTCACCCAGTGCTGAGTTGTGGTACTCTGGGGCTGTGGGCTCAGCCTTTGGAACCGAGGCTGGGGCAGGTCCagaagagaacaggaaggaaCCAGTGCTGGGGGCTGGTGCACTGGCTGGGAGCACAGGAGCTGGGAAGGGAGCAGGCAGTGGAGCTTGGGACGTACTTGAGGTAGAAactgggggagggagcagggatcCATCTGAGGGGCAGCAGGCCGCAGACACTGGCCTGGGGTTGAAGAAATCCAGGTCTGATGACTGTTCATTCTGTACAACAGAAACAGTGGGTAAGCAAAGGCCTAGTTCACAACCCACCGGAGCCTTCTGAGGTACCCCATCATGACCTATAGAGCTAAACGTTGGGAACAACCCTCAGAGACAGCATGTCCCTGCTATGGTGGACAGAGCTCTAGAAAACACTAGCTCTGGCTCTAGCAAAGCGCAGCCAGGCACAGACTAAGCGAATTTTGGTCCTTGGGCACTTCAGCAGTGATGCACCATGGCTGTGCCTCTACCTGGAACAGGTGCCACTGACTAGTTCCAGCCGACTCTTTGGAAGCAGTGGGGGCTGGGTCAGTAAGGCctaagaacacaaaagaaaactcaATGAGATGAGACCCTCAGCTGAGGCTGCAGCCTCCCACCCTCCCAAGAATGGTCACTTGGTAAGATAAGAGGCATTACTTGATGAATGGGTAAGGAGGATATTCCTTATAGCCAGATTGGGAAGTAAATCCACCTCCATCCTTTACATGAGACTGAAGGGCCCCCCAGAAGACAGGAGTTGAGTTGCACCAGAGCCCACCATGTTCACCCTGAAATCCACAGTGTCCCCGGAACCTGACTGGTGAAGGCCTGGTGCACATGCCCTCCTTCCTCTAATGCCACTCTTGCACGTACCCAGGCAGAGCAGCTCCTCATCTAGCAATGAGAGGGCATTGCTCGTGCTGtcaggctttgggggagcctcAGCCTGGCTGGACGAACGGCTTCGTGGAGGCCCAGAGGTctgggggggtggagggaggataGGGATGCCTGAGGTGGGTGGGGCAGGTGCTGGGGCCAACACTGGGGATGAGCTGCAGGGGGTGTCCAACTCAGCAAGGTCGATGAGGGTGCCTTGGTTACTGCAGCGGTCATTTCCTGGATGGGTTGACACAAGAGGAACAAGAACATTCAGGGTGAATCTCGTGCCTGTGTAGCGGGAGGCAGGACCCTGTGCACAGCCGCCAAGGCTTTAGCCTCTGGCCCAATTCCTCTAGGGAAACTGAAAAGCAGGCAGAGAAATCTCCATGCATACCTACCTCCTCTGGCAAGTGAAAGACCACTGGAAATGGCTGGGAACCCCTCAGGCCCTAAGAGTTGCTActtgtggctcagtggtcaggattTGGGCTGTTCTGGAGGGTCCCAGAATGGGAAATCATAATATGTACCTTCAGAGTCAGGCATGATTGAGGTGGTCACTTCACCATTGATGATCTGCCCTTCAATAATTGTTTTGTAAGAACTGATGACCCTGGAGAGGTTGTCACTGGCCTGCAGGATGTCCCCTAGAACAAAAAGAGATTCCTGTGTGGGCTGTGACAGCTTCACACACACCCAAATTCTTGACGTCCTTGCCAAGAGCTCTTTCATACTGACCCAAGCTGTTGTCATTGTCTTCTGTCTCGCTGGCCAGTTTAAATAATGTCCGTCTCTTGTTCTCACAACGATCAAACAGCTCCTGAGAGACAGACATAAAAATCAACTACAGAGCTTCTCGGAAGTCATCAGTCAGTCACTGGTGGAGCTGGGACCATCTCTGTGTTGCCAGTATCCACTAAACAATGTTGCCCAAGTCATCCGTATCAACTGAAAGTCACTCGGTTGGTAGATGAGATGTGTGCCTCACAAGTCACGGCCTGAGGAACATCAACATCCGGATCTCAGGGAAGTCTCCCACCCACATGTCCCCAAGGCAGAGCAGAGGAGTGACAGCGAGGACATTATCTCTGGAGTCACAGGCAAGCACTTGCACCTGGAGTTAAGTCAGCGGCGTAGAACAGGGCACTGCTCCTCCACTCCTCTGCTGCCACGAACAAGCCCCAAACAAGCATGTTGGCACCACGCCAGGCTCCTGCTTGGGCAGACAATGTGAGCAGCGAGCTCCAGCTCTCAGCGGCTCACCTTCATGAGCTCTTTGTCAGCCTCCGAAGAGAACTCTTGGTTGTAGTGAAGGAGCATCTCATGGAGCAACTTGACATTGTTGTTAACTTCCTCCAACGTGTGCAGGCGCTTGGTCACTTTCTGGATTCGCgcctcatcctgcctcagccaagAGGGTGCAGGAAAAAGCAAGTTTATCTAGCTTGTCTTTCAACCACCAGGCAGGGCTCATTCCTTACCCTAAGCTCTGCTTAGCGTGTTTCCTAGAACTGCAGGCCTCAGACAGACCCTGAGCTGTTCTTTTACAGTGACACCTCCCTGTGCTACTCCCACCGACCGCTCCTCTACTGCTTTCTCCCATAGAAAATACAAGGCTCCAGTTCAGGGCTGGTGCAAGGTGAACAAGACAGGCCTAAGATTTCTGGGGAAGCTTCTGCTTTGTGGTCACATGATTCTTTGGCCCACGCCCAGAGGACCAGGACCCACTCACTTCCTTCACCATGGACTTGATGAGTTTGTTGGCTTCTTGTAGATCGTCTGGGTTCTTGCTTTTCAGTAGTTTGGCTAAAAGCTGGAAGAGAAGACATCTAAAGTGAAGGAAGGTAGCATGTGTCCAGTCCCACTGGGCCGACCAGAAGAAACAGCAAGCAAGACCCTACTTCATGTTTGGTAGGGTGGCTCGAGCCTACAATAccactcaggagactgagcaaAAAGATGtcaggttcaaggtcagcttagGCTACAGTGAgatacaatctcaaaaaaaaatcaaaacaaaagccacCACCTGACACATACATTCACCCTGCTACTGGCACCGGTCATCTAAGAGAACCCCAGGTCTAAGATGTACTTTACCTTGGATTTCTCCTCATCATCAAAAACAGGGTTTTTGGGAcgaggtgggggagaggggatcaGCGTTCTGTCCATGGGGATGGGGGGGTCCGACTGCACTATGCCTGAGGAGACACAAATGGCAGAGCATGTGCTCAGGCAATGGTCACTTTGTCCTTCACACACCAAGGCCCAAGTCCCTCTGATGAGAGGGAAAAGAGCAGGCTAATCTCATCTCAACCTACGAAAACCCCAGCTGAGCCCAAGACAAATCCACTCtacaggaagagaaagggcagGGCCCTGGGACCCCCaacattcctttctcttctttgccTTGACCAGCAGCACTCAGTGCCACCCGAGGTTAATGGAGAGGTAAACACACACCTTGTCTCTTCAACATGTGGTAGGCATCTTTGATCTTTGCTTCTTCCGGCAAGGCCAGTGTCCAGCTAAAAAGCAACTCGATGACCTTAGTCTTCACCTTCTCAGACaccctgtctcccaagtactaggaggGAATGAAGTGAGAGAGTCTAATAACGGAGACGCTGGGAAGGACCACTTTCTTCATAGCATCTTCCCTCACTCCAGTTCACAAGCCTACTTGACCACACCCAGTGTGATGGGGCAGGGGTGGAGCGACAGAGTCTGTAGGCAGAACAGGGGCCAAGACCTCATCCCCGTGCTTCCATGCAGAAGCTGCCTGAGACAGTAAAAAAGGGGGATGCAgtgaagatttgtttttatttacatatgtgaGTGCCCACTACATGTACACTGGGGCCTCTAGAGGCCAGAAGTCTGTGTCAGATGCCCTTGAAGCTAGAATTAATTACAGGCATTCACAAGCCACCCAGTGTGTGTGCTGAGATCTGAACACGAGCCCTCTAGAACTGTAGCGAGTACGCgtgaccactgagccatgtctgcaGCCTAATAAccacatttcccttttttttttcccttaaacatttatttatttaagtatagGAGTGCTCTGTCtatatgtctgcacaccagaagagagcatcagatctcattatagatggttgtgagccaccatgtggctgctgggaattgaactcaggacctctggaagaagagccggtgctctttactgctgagccatctctccaggcccccataTCCACAGTTCTTGAAGGACTGTCTGAGAATGCCACCAACATGAGAAATGATTCCCTCTGTCTAGAGCTATCTAACAGACCCTGGTCAGTGGagcaaaaaagcaaaacttgACCTGATGTAGTCTAGGAGCACAGAGTACTAGCTGTCTACACTCTCCCTGCACACACAAGCCAAGTCTATGCTGGGAGTCCCTCAGGAGGCTGCTCAGACCTCAGACTCATCAGTCAGAGGTACCTCTAGGGACCAGGACACAGGGTGTCATCtctgtgggattttcttttttaaacggttaggttttttaaaaatatttatttatttgtttgtttgtttattatgtatacaatattctgtctgtgtgtatgcctgaaggccagaagagggcaccagaccccattacagatggttgtgagccaccaggtggttgctgggaattgaactcaggacctttggaagagcagacaatgcttttaacctctgagccatctctccagcccatctctgTGGGATGTTAAATGACCAGAAAAGCCAGtaagatgggaggtgggaggggataGTAAAAGAATAGAACAGAGAAAACTGCTACCAACTGACCTTTGGAGAGACAACTTTGATTAATTCATTCAAAAACCGGAACTTCCCCACTTCATTATGAAATCTCCTCCCACAGTTCTTCATACATGCCTCCAGCACCTgcaggcacacagagagaggcagtcTGTGATGGGAGCTAGGACACCGGAGACCCCTGGGCCCGTGCAGTGTCAAGGACTCCTATGAGAAACGGTGCGCTCTCCCTTGGGCAGAGCCACTCACACAGTCCCTCCTTCTGACTACGCATGCTCTGCAGGGAGTGCTACACAAGGGCAGGAGTAGGAGATGCTGAGACCCAAACAACAAGACAGTTTGTTGCCAGACTGGAAGGGGCCAGGCCTTCCACAAAGATACTGACTTGGAAGCTTAGGAGGAAAACCAAGTTCCAAGGAAAAAGTACCTCTGACTCGGGGTCCAGAATCCTTTCCATAAACTGACCTTTTACGGGGTAGAAGATGTTTCAATCTGTCATCTTTCGTTTAGACGATGGGACATTTCCCTTGCCTCCTTTTGTTTGCATGTTCCTATTCTGCTTGAGGCCCCATCACTCATGCAGCTTGCACGTGGCAGTGTTCAGGtatgactgcatgtgtgtgtgtatgccaggtTAACCTCGGGCATCTTTCCTTGGATAAGTTcaccttgttttgagacagggactctcactgGTCTGGGACTAGCAATTAGTCTAGGCCGGCCGGCCAATGTCTGCCGTCTTTGCTACCCAGAATCACATCTGGCTtttatgtaggttccagggaccaagcgcaggtcctcacgcttgcacagcactttaccaactgagctatcacCCTCAGCCCCCTGGTTTTCGTCAATGCTTTCCTGTTTTGAggcagactggtctggaactcactgagatctgcctgcctgtctactgggtgctgggatcaagtGTTTGATGATAAACactagaattaaaagcatgtcCTAAAATGTccaatggtttctttcttttttttttttttcgagacagggtttctctgtggttttggagcctgtcctggaactagctcttgtagaccaggctggtctcaaactcacagagatccgcctgcctctgcctcccgagtgctgggattaaaggtgtgcgccaccgccgcccggctcttttttattttttttaaatgaccatACATACATAGGGAAggattttactttatgtgtataggtTTTTGTCTGACTGACTGACCTCATGTGTCCAGTgctagaggaggccagaagacagcatgggATGCTCTGAagcttgagttacagatggttatgagtttccatgtgggtgctgggaattaaacccaggacctctggaagatcagccagtgctcttaaccaccgggTCATTTCTCCCAGTTTCCAgtgatttgtttctttaaagcaAGGTTTCTCAAGTGCAACCTGGCTGACATTTTAGGCTAGCCACTCTTTGCTCTGTCCTATGCATTTCAGGACATTTAGCTGCAGCCCTGGCTACCACTCTCTAGATGCCAGCAGCACTATCACACTACCCCAACAATAAAAGTACCCCACACACTATCAAATGTCCCGAGACCAAAATTGCCTCCCTG
The Microtus pennsylvanicus isolate mMicPen1 chromosome 11, mMicPen1.hap1, whole genome shotgun sequence genome window above contains:
- the Gga3 gene encoding ADP-ribosylation factor-binding protein GGA3 isoform X1, which gives rise to MAEAEGESLESWLNKATNPSNRQEDWEYIIGFCDQINKELEGPQIAVRLLAHKIQSPQEWEAVQALTVLEACMKNCGRRFHNEVGKFRFLNELIKVVSPKYLGDRVSEKVKTKVIELLFSWTLALPEEAKIKDAYHMLKRQGIVQSDPPIPMDRTLIPSPPPRPKNPVFDDEEKSKLLAKLLKSKNPDDLQEANKLIKSMVKEDEARIQKVTKRLHTLEEVNNNVKLLHEMLLHYNQEFSSEADKELMKELFDRCENKRRTLFKLASETEDNDNSLGDILQASDNLSRVISSYKTIIEGQIINGEVTTSIMPDSEGNDRCSNQGTLIDLAELDTPCSSSPVLAPAPAPPTSGIPILPPPPQTSGPPRSRSSSQAEAPPKPDSTSNALSLLDEELLCLGLTDPAPTASKESAGTSQWHLFQNEQSSDLDFFNPRPVSAACCPSDGSLLPPPVSTSSTSQAPLPAPFPAPVLPASAPAPSTGSFLFSSGPAPASVPKAEPTAPEYHNSALGDSTSHRLDALDQLLEEAKVTSGLVKPVSCFSHGATASPLLPTSTPARPLLPFSTGPGSPLFQSPAFQSQGSPLRGPELSLASVHVPLESIKPSSALPVTAYDKNGFRILFHFAKECPPGRPDVLVVVVSMLNTAPLPVKSIVLQAAVPKSMKVKLQPPSGTELSPFSPVQPPAAITQVMLLANPMKEKVRLRYKLTFALGEQLSTELGEVDQFPPVEQWGNL
- the Gga3 gene encoding ADP-ribosylation factor-binding protein GGA3 isoform X2, with the translated sequence MAEAEGESLESWLNKATNPSNRQEDWEYIIGFCDQINKELEGPQIAVRLLAHKIQSPQEWEAVQALTVLEACMKNCGRRFHNEVGKFRFLNELIKVVSPKYLGDRVSEKVKTKVIELLFSWTLALPEEAKIKDAYHMLKRQGIVQSDPPIPMDRTLIPSPPPRPKNPVFDDEEKSKLLAKLLKSKNPDDLQEANKLIKSMVKEDEARIQKVTKRLHTLEEVNNNVKLLHEMLLHYNQEFSSEADKELMKELFDRCENKRRTLFKLASETEDNDNSLGDILQASDNLSRVISSYKTIIEGQIINGEVTTSIMPDSEGNDRCSNQGTLIDLAELDTPCSSSPVLAPAPAPPTSGIPILPPPPQTSGPPRSRSSSQAEAPPKPDSTSNALSLLDEELLCLGLTDPAPTASKESAGTSQWHLFQNEQSSDLDFFNPRPVSAACCPSDGSLLPPPVSTSTSVPKAEPTAPEYHNSALGDSTSHRLDALDQLLEEAKVTSGLVKPVSCFSHGATASPLLPTSTPARPLLPFSTGPGSPLFQSPAFQSQGSPLRGPELSLASVHVPLESIKPSSALPVTAYDKNGFRILFHFAKECPPGRPDVLVVVVSMLNTAPLPVKSIVLQAAVPKSMKVKLQPPSGTELSPFSPVQPPAAITQVMLLANPMKEKVRLRYKLTFALGEQLSTELGEVDQFPPVEQWGNL
- the Gga3 gene encoding ADP-ribosylation factor-binding protein GGA3 isoform X3 — encoded protein: MLKRQGIVQSDPPIPMDRTLIPSPPPRPKNPVFDDEEKSKLLAKLLKSKNPDDLQEANKLIKSMVKEDEARIQKVTKRLHTLEEVNNNVKLLHEMLLHYNQEFSSEADKELMKELFDRCENKRRTLFKLASETEDNDNSLGDILQASDNLSRVISSYKTIIEGQIINGEVTTSIMPDSEGNDRCSNQGTLIDLAELDTPCSSSPVLAPAPAPPTSGIPILPPPPQTSGPPRSRSSSQAEAPPKPDSTSNALSLLDEELLCLGLTDPAPTASKESAGTSQWHLFQNEQSSDLDFFNPRPVSAACCPSDGSLLPPPVSTSSTSQAPLPAPFPAPVLPASAPAPSTGSFLFSSGPAPASVPKAEPTAPEYHNSALGDSTSHRLDALDQLLEEAKVTSGLVKPVSCFSHGATASPLLPTSTPARPLLPFSTGPGSPLFQSPAFQSQGSPLRGPELSLASVHVPLESIKPSSALPVTAYDKNGFRILFHFAKECPPGRPDVLVVVVSMLNTAPLPVKSIVLQAAVPKSMKVKLQPPSGTELSPFSPVQPPAAITQVMLLANPMKEKVRLRYKLTFALGEQLSTELGEVDQFPPVEQWGNL